A genomic segment from Thermoanaerobacterium sp. PSU-2 encodes:
- a CDS encoding DUF896 domain-containing protein, producing MITKEMIDRINYLYRKSKNEGLTDEEKIEQSKLRMEYVKEIRERVKQQLDSIKFADEDECHDDCCHHHHHHH from the coding sequence ATGATTACAAAAGAGATGATAGACAGGATAAATTATCTGTACCGTAAATCAAAAAATGAAGGTTTAACAGATGAAGAGAAGATAGAGCAGTCAAAATTAAGGATGGAGTATGTTAAGGAGATAAGAGAGAGGGTAAAACAGCAGCTTGACAGCATAAAATTTGCCGATGAAGATGAGTGTCACGACGATTGCTGCCATCATCACCATCATCACCATTAA
- the queD gene encoding 6-carboxytetrahydropterin synthase QueD, with protein MKVTKVFTFDSAHNLTSYNGKCENLHGHTYKLEVTVEGSIDDEGMVIDFAHLKAIVDSEVVKKLDHAYLNEVLGFNTTCENIAVWMWRKLDPLLKSERFHLFSIRLWETPTSFAEVTIQDFIK; from the coding sequence ATGAAAGTAACAAAAGTATTTACATTTGACAGTGCTCACAATTTGACCAGTTACAATGGCAAGTGCGAAAATCTTCATGGGCATACGTACAAGCTGGAGGTAACTGTAGAAGGCAGCATAGACGATGAAGGAATGGTCATAGATTTTGCTCATCTTAAAGCTATCGTTGATAGTGAAGTGGTAAAAAAATTGGATCATGCGTACTTAAATGAAGTCTTAGGCTTTAACACAACGTGTGAAAATATAGCAGTTTGGATGTGGAGAAAGTTAGACCCTCTTTTGAAAAGTGAGAGATTTCATCTTTTCAGCATAAGGTTGTGGGAAACTCCTACGAGTTTTGCTGAAGTAACCATACAGGACTTTATAAAGTAA
- the lysS gene encoding lysine--tRNA ligase, producing the protein MANTNEVNNNENLNELLKIRRNKLDELRSLGIEPYGIDKFERTNMTSDIKNDYEKFEGKTVTIAGRIMSKRGHGKASFADIQDRDGRIQLYFKMDVLGEKNYEIFKILDIGDIIGVTGEVFKSKTGEVTIRVQDFKLLSKSLQILPDKWHGLKDPDLRYRQRYVDLIINPTVKETFIKRTAIIKAIREFLDSRGFIEVETPILHTIAGGAAARPFITHHNALDIDMYLRIALELHLKRLIVGGLEKVYEMGRVFRNEGMDIRHNPEFTLLELYEAYTDYHGMMDITENLFAYVAEKVNGSKKIVYQGTEIDLTPPWRRLTMIDAIKEFLDIDFDKVSSDEEAIEIAKRHHLEVKEGMKKGDVIALVFDELCESHLIQPTFIIDYPVEISPLAKRKHDNPALTSRFEAFIYGREIANAFSELNDPIDQKERFIEQLKQREAGNDEAHMMDDDFINALEVGMPPTGGLGIGIDRLIMFMTDAYSIRDVILFPTMKPKTDQDETKDENE; encoded by the coding sequence ATGGCAAATACAAATGAAGTAAATAACAATGAAAACTTAAATGAGCTTTTAAAAATTAGAAGAAACAAGTTGGACGAGCTTAGAAGCTTAGGCATTGAGCCTTATGGCATTGACAAGTTTGAAAGGACTAATATGACTTCTGACATCAAAAATGACTACGAAAAATTCGAAGGCAAGACAGTCACTATCGCTGGCCGCATAATGTCCAAAAGGGGCCATGGAAAGGCTTCATTTGCTGACATACAGGATAGAGATGGAAGAATACAGCTTTACTTTAAGATGGATGTTTTGGGCGAAAAAAATTACGAAATATTTAAGATACTTGATATCGGTGACATCATAGGTGTGACAGGTGAAGTGTTTAAGTCAAAGACTGGTGAAGTGACAATAAGGGTTCAGGATTTTAAGCTTCTTTCTAAGTCACTACAAATACTCCCGGATAAATGGCATGGGCTTAAAGATCCTGATTTAAGATACAGGCAAAGGTATGTGGATCTCATTATAAATCCAACTGTAAAGGAAACTTTTATCAAAAGGACTGCAATCATAAAAGCTATTAGAGAATTTTTAGATAGTAGAGGATTTATCGAAGTAGAGACACCAATACTTCATACAATAGCAGGCGGCGCGGCAGCAAGGCCGTTTATTACACACCACAATGCCCTTGACATCGATATGTACTTGAGGATCGCATTGGAACTTCACTTAAAGAGGCTTATCGTAGGCGGACTGGAAAAAGTGTACGAGATGGGCAGAGTGTTTAGAAATGAAGGCATGGACATAAGGCACAATCCAGAGTTTACACTTTTGGAATTGTATGAGGCATACACTGATTATCATGGTATGATGGACATAACTGAAAATCTATTTGCTTATGTAGCTGAAAAGGTAAATGGCAGCAAAAAGATAGTATACCAAGGTACTGAGATAGATCTGACGCCGCCGTGGAGAAGACTTACTATGATTGATGCCATAAAAGAATTTTTGGATATCGACTTTGACAAAGTATCGTCTGATGAAGAAGCGATAGAAATTGCAAAAAGGCATCATCTTGAAGTTAAAGAAGGTATGAAGAAGGGTGATGTGATAGCTCTCGTATTTGACGAGCTTTGCGAAAGCCATCTAATACAGCCTACATTTATAATTGATTACCCTGTTGAAATATCTCCATTGGCCAAGAGAAAACACGACAATCCAGCACTTACATCAAGATTTGAGGCTTTTATATACGGCAGGGAAATCGCAAACGCATTTTCAGAATTAAACGACCCTATCGATCAGAAGGAGAGGTTTATAGAACAGCTTAAGCAGAGAGAAGCTGGGAATGATGAGGCACACATGATGGATGATGACTTCATAAATGCTTTGGAAGTTGGTATGCCTCCTACAGGTGGATTAGGCATTGGAATTGATAGGCTTATCATGTTTATGACGGATGCGTATTCCATAAGGGATGTCATATTATTCCCTACAATGAAGCCAAAGACAGATCAAGATGAAACAAAAGACGAAAATGAATGA
- the sfsA gene encoding DNA/RNA nuclease SfsA — MFIENPIVRGRFLERINRFLARVEIDGEITTVHVPNTGRCKELFVPGATVVLERREGMGRKTPYELEFVYKGKRLISIDSQIPNKVVMDNILKGKLDKFAGYDVIEKEKTYKNSKFDLKLSKKDEIFFVEVKGVTLEENGVVMFPDAPTERGTKHMLELKSVKEEGMRAAVVFLVQMDNVLYFTPNVKTDVKFASALKDAIESGVEAYAYCCDVKENFIDIKGEIEIKI, encoded by the coding sequence ATGTTTATAGAAAACCCTATTGTAAGAGGGAGATTTTTAGAGAGAATAAACAGATTTTTAGCTCGTGTAGAGATAGATGGTGAAATTACGACTGTTCATGTGCCTAATACAGGTAGGTGCAAGGAACTTTTTGTGCCTGGCGCAACTGTTGTCCTTGAAAGGCGGGAAGGAATGGGGAGAAAAACTCCTTACGAATTGGAATTCGTCTATAAAGGGAAAAGGCTTATATCTATCGATTCACAGATTCCCAACAAAGTAGTTATGGATAACATTTTAAAGGGCAAATTGGATAAGTTTGCAGGTTATGATGTAATCGAAAAAGAAAAGACGTATAAAAACAGCAAATTTGATCTTAAGCTATCAAAGAAAGATGAAATTTTTTTCGTAGAAGTTAAAGGTGTAACACTTGAGGAAAATGGCGTTGTAATGTTTCCTGATGCACCAACCGAAAGAGGGACAAAACACATGTTAGAGCTTAAAAGTGTTAAAGAAGAAGGCATGAGGGCTGCTGTCGTTTTTCTCGTGCAGATGGATAACGTGCTTTACTTTACGCCAAATGTAAAGACAGATGTTAAATTTGCATCTGCTTTGAAAGACGCCATTGAATCAGGTGTTGAAGCATACGCATATTGTTGCGACGTTAAAGAAAACTTTATTGACATTAAAGGTGAAATCGAAATTAAAATTTAA
- a CDS encoding quinate 5-dehydrogenase, producing the protein MKRVVSVSIGSSTRNNRVETEILGEKFIIERIGTDGDMKKAIELIKELDGKVDAFGMGGIDLYLYAGERRYVIKDAVPLKNAAKISPIVDGSGLKNTLERRVIKYIHDNNIVDIKGKKVLIVSAMDRFGMTQTFHEYGADLTLGDMIFALGVPIPLHSLKLLYGLAAIIAPIIVKMPFEMLYPTGDKQLSIDGRKYEKFYKEADIIAGDYLFVKKYMPDDLKDKIIVTNTVTKDDVKMLKDRGVKLLITTTPNLNGRSFGTNVMEAVLVSLSGKSPSEMKPDDYNMLLDKIGFEPRVEYLNGEKASIEK; encoded by the coding sequence GTGAAAAGGGTAGTGAGCGTAAGCATAGGCTCATCAACAAGGAATAACAGAGTAGAGACGGAGATATTAGGAGAAAAGTTTATAATCGAACGAATTGGCACAGATGGCGATATGAAAAAAGCCATAGAGCTTATAAAAGAGCTTGACGGGAAAGTCGATGCATTTGGCATGGGCGGTATAGACTTGTACCTGTATGCCGGAGAGAGAAGGTATGTCATAAAAGATGCGGTTCCACTTAAAAATGCTGCTAAGATATCGCCAATCGTAGATGGTTCTGGCCTTAAGAATACGCTTGAAAGAAGGGTAATAAAATACATACATGACAACAACATAGTGGACATAAAAGGCAAGAAAGTTCTCATAGTGAGTGCGATGGATCGGTTCGGCATGACTCAGACATTTCATGAGTATGGGGCTGATTTGACGCTTGGCGATATGATATTTGCCTTAGGTGTGCCGATACCACTTCATTCACTTAAACTTCTTTACGGATTGGCAGCCATTATAGCCCCTATAATAGTGAAGATGCCATTTGAAATGTTGTACCCTACAGGAGATAAGCAGCTTTCAATAGACGGCAGAAAGTACGAAAAATTCTATAAAGAAGCTGACATAATAGCAGGCGATTATTTGTTTGTCAAAAAGTACATGCCTGACGATCTGAAAGACAAAATTATCGTGACAAATACTGTCACAAAAGATGATGTAAAGATGCTTAAAGATAGAGGTGTCAAGCTTCTTATCACAACGACACCAAATCTAAATGGAAGGTCGTTTGGCACCAATGTAATGGAAGCTGTGCTCGTATCGCTATCAGGCAAAAGTCCATCTGAGATGAAACCGGATGATTACAATATGCTTCTCGATAAGATTGGCTTTGAGCCGAGGGTAGAATATCTAAACGGTGAAAAAGCCTCAATAGAAAAGTAA
- the greA gene encoding transcription elongation factor GreA: MGKQVILTYDGLKKLEEELDYLKSVKRPEVAEKIKQARAFGDLSENSEYDEAKNEQAFIEGRIATIEAMLRNAQVIDEEDIAIDKVSVGCTVKVYDEDFKEEAEYTIVGSTEADPMNNKISDESPIGKALLGKKVGDTVSVEVPAGIIKLKVLEIHK; the protein is encoded by the coding sequence ATGGGTAAGCAAGTGATTTTAACTTATGATGGCTTAAAAAAATTAGAAGAGGAGTTAGACTATCTTAAGTCTGTAAAAAGGCCTGAAGTTGCTGAAAAAATCAAACAAGCTCGTGCATTTGGAGACTTAAGCGAAAACTCTGAATACGATGAGGCGAAAAACGAGCAGGCGTTTATTGAGGGAAGGATAGCTACAATAGAAGCCATGCTTAGAAACGCTCAAGTCATCGATGAAGAGGATATCGCCATTGACAAAGTAAGTGTAGGCTGCACTGTAAAAGTCTACGATGAGGATTTTAAAGAAGAAGCAGAGTACACGATAGTAGGATCGACTGAGGCAGATCCTATGAATAACAAAATATCTGATGAATCACCTATAGGTAAGGCACTTTTAGGCAAAAAAGTAGGTGATACGGTTAGCGTAGAAGTGCCAGCAGGAATAATAAAACTCAAAGTTTTAGAAATACACAAATAA
- a CDS encoding NAD(P)H-binding protein translates to MHKFAFIIHPIEYEDVSRKFKIMNKLPRSVVEGFTKMLPPLKVSEITGVKSKYAETKGYFVAVPLISNQMMSLPEDYVMKKIIKAGKIAENLGAEIVGLGALTSVVGDAGITVAKNLNIAVTTGNSYTIATAIEGTKKAAELMGKDIRDSEVVVIGATGSIGKVCAEILSREAKYMTLVARNKQKLEDFSKYLLEKTGMAARVTSDVKDALKTADIVVTVTSAVDTIIKPEYLKPGAVVCDVARPRDVSKEVADARDDVLVIEGGVVEVPGDVDFHFNFGFPPKTSYACMAETMILAMEGMIENFSLGRDLTVEQVDTIAKLAKKHGFKLGGFRSFERAVSEETIENVRKNAARRLKENRFSAV, encoded by the coding sequence ATGCACAAGTTCGCTTTTATCATACATCCAATTGAATACGAAGATGTCAGCAGAAAGTTTAAGATTATGAATAAATTGCCCCGCAGCGTTGTAGAGGGATTTACAAAAATGCTGCCGCCTCTTAAAGTATCGGAGATAACAGGTGTAAAAAGCAAGTATGCTGAAACGAAAGGCTATTTTGTAGCAGTGCCGCTTATCTCTAATCAGATGATGAGCCTTCCGGAAGATTACGTCATGAAAAAAATTATTAAAGCTGGCAAGATAGCAGAAAATTTGGGAGCTGAAATCGTAGGATTAGGTGCTTTGACGTCTGTAGTTGGAGATGCAGGGATTACAGTGGCAAAAAATCTCAATATTGCTGTAACTACAGGCAACAGCTATACAATCGCTACTGCCATAGAAGGCACAAAAAAAGCTGCTGAGCTTATGGGAAAGGATATAAGGGATTCAGAGGTTGTAGTAATAGGCGCTACAGGTTCCATAGGAAAAGTGTGCGCTGAGATACTTTCCAGAGAAGCCAAGTACATGACATTGGTGGCAAGAAACAAGCAAAAATTAGAGGACTTCAGCAAATACCTATTGGAGAAGACAGGCATGGCTGCAAGAGTCACATCTGACGTAAAAGACGCTTTGAAGACCGCAGACATAGTTGTGACAGTCACAAGTGCTGTAGATACCATTATAAAGCCTGAATACCTAAAACCCGGTGCTGTCGTCTGCGATGTGGCAAGGCCAAGAGATGTGTCTAAAGAAGTTGCTGATGCAAGAGACGATGTATTGGTTATAGAAGGTGGTGTCGTAGAAGTGCCAGGCGATGTGGATTTTCACTTCAATTTTGGTTTTCCGCCAAAGACAAGTTATGCGTGTATGGCAGAGACAATGATACTTGCAATGGAAGGCATGATAGAAAATTTCTCATTAGGTAGAGACTTAACGGTGGAGCAAGTTGATACGATAGCAAAGTTGGCAAAAAAACACGGCTTCAAACTTGGAGGATTCAGGAGCTTTGAAAGAGCTGTATCAGAGGAAACCATAGAAAACGTGAGAAAGAATGCGGCAAGGAGATTAAAAGAAAATAGATTTAGTGCCGTATAA
- the folE gene encoding GTP cyclohydrolase I FolE, with translation MIDKEKIKKAVYDILEAIGEDPKREGLLETPDRVARMYEEIFSGLHENVMDVIKTFKEDEHQEIVIVKDIPMYSMCEHHLLPFMGVAHVAYLPRKGTILGLSKLARIVDILAKKPQLQERLTSEIADTIVKAANPLGVAVVVEAEHLCMTMRGIKKPGAKTVTSALRGLFKTDQRSREEVMLLINGKR, from the coding sequence ATGATAGATAAAGAGAAGATAAAAAAAGCAGTTTACGACATACTTGAGGCTATAGGTGAAGACCCTAAAAGAGAAGGGCTTTTAGAGACACCCGATAGGGTTGCCAGGATGTACGAAGAAATTTTTTCAGGTCTTCATGAAAATGTGATGGATGTCATAAAGACATTTAAAGAAGACGAGCATCAAGAAATAGTCATAGTAAAAGATATTCCAATGTACTCCATGTGTGAACATCATTTGCTGCCATTTATGGGCGTTGCTCATGTGGCGTATCTTCCAAGAAAAGGCACAATTTTGGGGCTTTCCAAGCTTGCCAGAATCGTCGATATTTTAGCCAAAAAGCCTCAACTGCAGGAAAGGCTTACCAGCGAGATCGCTGATACGATTGTAAAAGCTGCAAATCCTTTAGGAGTTGCGGTCGTCGTAGAGGCAGAACACCTTTGCATGACGATGCGTGGCATAAAAAAACCTGGAGCCAAGACTGTAACGTCTGCGCTTAGGGGACTTTTTAAGACAGATCAAAGGTCAAGAGAGGAAGTCATGCTTTTGATAAATGGAAAGCGATGA
- a CDS encoding thioredoxin family protein, with translation MDIKKLFDSGISFDEFINSEDNKKPEIFKNRFKTVNIDRSIKNIKNGSRVSNVLSFAESWCPDCQVSVPIMAKICAILGVNFRILKRKGHEEDMMTLCKDKEAKIPTFAFLDSDFNVLDIWIERPKIIKELVAKGDSSFRIGYVNGEYDKEIVDELLEKISRS, from the coding sequence ATGGATATTAAGAAATTGTTTGATAGCGGTATAAGCTTTGATGAATTTATTAATAGCGAAGACAACAAAAAACCAGAAATTTTCAAAAATAGATTTAAAACTGTGAATATAGATAGAAGCATAAAGAATATTAAAAATGGCAGCAGGGTTTCAAACGTTTTGTCTTTTGCTGAAAGTTGGTGCCCAGACTGCCAAGTAAGCGTGCCTATAATGGCTAAAATATGTGCTATATTGGGAGTTAATTTTCGCATATTAAAAAGAAAAGGGCACGAGGAAGACATGATGACACTTTGCAAAGACAAAGAGGCAAAGATACCTACATTCGCATTTCTCGACTCTGATTTTAATGTATTGGACATTTGGATAGAAAGGCCTAAAATCATAAAAGAACTTGTGGCGAAAGGCGACAGTAGCTTTAGAATAGGTTATGTAAATGGAGAATACGACAAAGAAATTGTAGATGAGCTTTTAGAAAAAATATCCCGTTCATGA
- a CDS encoding Ger(x)C family spore germination protein, whose amino-acid sequence MKRVLILFVILSLLLTGCWDKREINELAFVQGIGMDIDKDKMCNITVQVLKPANLATSSGGGGGGAAAGKPYEVYSSRGVDFAKAFSNFNTELSRTLFLQHNEIIFIGENLARSGIYSMLDFVTRNPEFRRTSYLVVVSGGTLDDLMKLSKSVEKYPYREILGMIQNQKNTSSAYVCDINHFVETLETEKVQPIVGRLEIVKKDGEPQHARFVGAAAFKYDKMVGLLSEQETKGIMWMDNLIKNTSLVIDKGPKGDKTHISFTIIKANSSITPKVNGEDVSFDVKINFDSNMIEQNSRYALTDLKMIKGLEDLQQEKVKGEVLDALNAVQKKYKVDSVGFGQKLQEKYPKVWEKLKDRWDETYPNVKVNVSVKATLKRSGLTSKPIEPR is encoded by the coding sequence ATGAAAAGAGTTTTGATTTTGTTTGTCATACTATCATTGCTTCTTACAGGCTGCTGGGACAAAAGGGAGATAAATGAGCTGGCATTTGTGCAAGGCATAGGGATGGACATAGACAAAGACAAGATGTGCAACATCACTGTACAAGTTTTGAAGCCAGCAAATTTAGCTACAAGTTCTGGCGGTGGTGGAGGTGGTGCTGCGGCAGGAAAGCCGTATGAGGTGTACAGCTCAAGAGGTGTCGACTTCGCAAAGGCATTTTCGAATTTCAATACAGAACTTTCAAGGACGCTTTTTCTCCAGCACAATGAAATAATATTCATAGGTGAAAACTTGGCGAGATCGGGTATTTACAGCATGCTGGACTTTGTCACCAGGAATCCCGAGTTTAGAAGGACATCTTATCTGGTGGTGGTATCCGGAGGAACCCTCGATGACCTTATGAAATTGTCAAAAAGTGTTGAAAAGTACCCGTATCGAGAAATTCTGGGCATGATTCAAAACCAAAAAAACACATCTTCAGCCTATGTATGCGATATAAACCACTTTGTAGAGACTTTAGAGACAGAAAAGGTACAGCCTATAGTAGGCAGATTAGAGATTGTAAAGAAGGATGGTGAGCCGCAGCACGCCAGGTTTGTAGGTGCTGCAGCATTTAAGTACGATAAGATGGTAGGGCTTTTGTCGGAACAAGAGACAAAAGGTATAATGTGGATGGACAACTTGATTAAAAATACATCCCTTGTCATTGATAAAGGACCAAAGGGAGATAAGACTCACATTTCATTTACTATAATAAAAGCTAATTCTTCTATCACTCCAAAAGTAAATGGCGAAGATGTCTCATTTGATGTAAAGATCAATTTTGACTCAAACATGATAGAACAGAATTCAAGGTACGCTCTTACAGACCTTAAGATGATAAAAGGCCTTGAAGATCTGCAGCAAGAGAAGGTAAAAGGCGAAGTCTTGGACGCTTTAAATGCAGTCCAGAAGAAGTACAAGGTTGACTCTGTAGGGTTCGGACAGAAGCTTCAAGAAAAATATCCTAAAGTGTGGGAAAAATTGAAGGACAGATGGGATGAGACTTATCCAAACGTAAAAGTGAATGTAAGCGTGAAGGCCACACTAAAGAGGTCTGGACTTACTTCAAAGCCAATTGAACCAAGGTAA
- a CDS encoding aspartate aminotransferase family protein produces the protein MKEDQKYITCDDALRLNRSQVRENYKEYVNSNFVSMLSMLQFDKLFVKAKGVSVWDSDGNEYLDFLGGYGALNLGHNPDEIYEAIEKVKDFPNILQAAVNDFPGALAYDLAMVTPGDLKKSFFCNSGAEAVEGALKLAKIASGKHKIVYCKNSFHGKSAGALSVTGREKYQKYFMPLLPDTVQVEYGDANALEDALKDKDVAAFIVEPIQGEGGVIVPPDGYLREVRELTEKYDAYLIFDEVQTGFGRTGKMFACEHENVVPDIMCLAKSLGGGVMPIGAYIAKDEIWKKGYGTTDRCLLHTSTFGGNTLACAAGITAIKLILDKNLPDAAREKGEYFLKRLKELKDKHKLIKDVRGKGLMIGVEFNQPEGGLLDKLSGGAVSKLSNEYLGSLVAGELQNKHRIITAYTLNNPNVIRFEPPLIVTKEQIDRVVDALDEIMTRSGSLLGMTLSSAKTVLGSFFNR, from the coding sequence ATGAAAGAGGATCAAAAGTACATAACGTGTGATGATGCGCTTAGACTAAACAGAAGCCAAGTGCGGGAAAATTACAAGGAGTACGTAAATTCTAATTTTGTCTCTATGCTGTCGATGTTGCAGTTTGATAAGCTTTTTGTGAAAGCAAAAGGCGTATCTGTATGGGACAGCGATGGAAACGAGTATTTGGATTTCTTGGGCGGTTATGGTGCATTAAATTTAGGCCACAATCCAGATGAGATTTATGAAGCGATAGAAAAAGTGAAAGATTTTCCAAATATACTTCAAGCTGCAGTAAATGATTTTCCGGGGGCATTGGCGTATGATTTGGCGATGGTTACGCCTGGCGATTTAAAGAAAAGCTTTTTCTGCAACAGCGGTGCTGAAGCAGTGGAAGGTGCACTGAAACTTGCTAAAATTGCCTCAGGCAAGCATAAAATAGTCTACTGCAAAAATTCATTTCATGGAAAATCTGCAGGAGCTCTTTCTGTCACAGGACGTGAAAAGTACCAAAAGTACTTTATGCCTCTCCTTCCTGACACAGTGCAGGTGGAATATGGGGATGCCAATGCATTAGAAGATGCTTTAAAGGATAAAGATGTAGCAGCATTTATTGTTGAACCAATACAAGGCGAAGGCGGCGTCATAGTGCCACCGGATGGATATTTAAGAGAAGTGAGAGAGCTTACTGAGAAATACGATGCGTATCTGATATTTGATGAAGTACAGACTGGATTTGGCAGGACTGGAAAGATGTTTGCCTGTGAGCACGAAAATGTGGTGCCTGACATAATGTGCTTGGCTAAATCGCTGGGTGGCGGCGTGATGCCTATAGGTGCGTATATAGCAAAGGATGAGATTTGGAAAAAAGGATATGGAACCACTGATAGGTGCCTTTTACATACATCTACGTTTGGTGGCAATACGTTGGCATGCGCTGCTGGCATTACAGCCATAAAACTTATCTTAGACAAAAACCTTCCTGATGCAGCGAGAGAAAAAGGTGAATACTTCTTAAAGAGGCTAAAGGAGCTAAAAGATAAACATAAATTGATAAAAGATGTGAGAGGCAAAGGTCTTATGATAGGTGTTGAATTTAACCAGCCAGAAGGCGGGCTTTTAGACAAATTGTCTGGAGGAGCCGTATCAAAGTTGTCCAACGAATACTTAGGATCATTGGTGGCAGGAGAACTTCAAAACAAACATCGTATCATAACTGCCTATACTCTTAACAACCCAAATGTTATAAGGTTTGAACCACCGCTTATTGTTACTAAAGAGCAGATTGATAGAGTTGTAGATGCTTTAGATGAGATAATGACGAGAAGCGGTAGTCTGTTGGGGATGACATTATCCAGTGCAAAGACCGTTTTGGGCTCATTTTTCAATAGATAG
- the folK gene encoding 2-amino-4-hydroxy-6-hydroxymethyldihydropteridine diphosphokinase, producing the protein MKDVFLSIGSNMGDREEYLRNALIKLSENSVIIEKVSPIYETEPVGYKEQGKFLNAVAKVKTELKPHDLLKVVNSVEKELKRERTVRWGPRTIDIDILLYGDLVVDNDDLKIPHERMWERAFVLIPLNDIAPDITKDGEKLSSIIERLPDKKGVKLYKRDWHKVVDV; encoded by the coding sequence ATGAAAGATGTCTTTTTATCCATTGGCTCTAACATGGGTGATAGGGAAGAATACTTGAGAAACGCTCTTATAAAGCTTTCAGAGAATTCTGTTATCATAGAAAAGGTGTCGCCTATTTACGAGACAGAGCCTGTAGGTTATAAAGAGCAAGGTAAATTTTTAAATGCCGTAGCAAAGGTAAAAACGGAACTTAAACCACATGATCTGTTAAAAGTTGTGAATAGTGTGGAAAAGGAGCTTAAAAGAGAGAGAACTGTAAGATGGGGTCCAAGGACCATTGACATAGACATCCTTCTGTACGGTGATTTGGTTGTAGATAATGACGATTTAAAAATACCTCATGAGCGCATGTGGGAAAGAGCTTTTGTGTTGATTCCACTTAATGATATTGCACCTGACATAACGAAAGATGGGGAGAAATTGTCCAGCATAATTGAAAGGCTACCAGACAAGAAAGGTGTGAAACTTTATAAAAGAGATTGGCACAAGGTGGTGGATGTATGA
- the folP gene encoding dihydropteroate synthase gives MAYMLKLRDKELEIGKRTYIMGILNMTPDSFSDGGKYNTLEKGMERVLKMMEDGADIIDVGGESSRPGYEPVTAEEELSRINDIVKKLCEVDTIISIDTMKSKVAYECLKNGAHIINDIWGLQRDPDMAKVVADFGAGVVIMHNKEVAEYHDLLQEVINFFERSIDIALKAGIKKESIMIDPGIGFGKTLEHNLTLMRRLDELKILGFPILLGTSRKSMIGRVLNLDVNERMEGTAATVAVGIVKGADIVRVHDVKEMWRVAKMTDAMVR, from the coding sequence ATGGCTTATATGTTGAAATTAAGGGATAAAGAGTTGGAAATCGGCAAGAGAACGTACATAATGGGCATATTGAATATGACGCCTGATTCTTTTTCTGACGGCGGGAAATACAATACATTGGAAAAAGGCATGGAGAGAGTCTTAAAGATGATGGAAGACGGTGCTGATATAATAGACGTAGGCGGAGAATCTTCAAGGCCTGGATACGAACCAGTTACTGCTGAAGAAGAACTTTCAAGGATAAATGATATAGTCAAGAAGTTGTGTGAAGTAGACACCATAATTTCAATTGATACGATGAAGTCAAAAGTGGCTTACGAGTGCCTTAAAAATGGAGCACACATCATAAACGACATCTGGGGTTTGCAAAGAGATCCAGATATGGCAAAAGTCGTCGCCGATTTTGGCGCTGGTGTGGTGATAATGCACAATAAGGAAGTGGCAGAGTACCATGACCTTTTGCAGGAGGTCATAAACTTCTTTGAGAGAAGCATTGATATTGCTTTGAAAGCAGGCATAAAAAAGGAAAGCATAATGATCGATCCAGGAATAGGCTTTGGAAAGACTTTAGAGCACAATCTGACATTGATGAGAAGGCTTGATGAGCTTAAAATATTGGGATTTCCCATATTGCTTGGGACATCAAGAAAATCAATGATAGGGCGCGTTTTAAACCTTGACGTAAATGAAAGAATGGAGGGCACTGCTGCAACGGTTGCAGTTGGAATAGTGAAAGGTGCTGACATCGTCAGAGTGCACGACGTGAAAGAAATGTGGCGTGTAGCCAAGATGACGGATGCGATGGTAAGATGA